The Gossypium hirsutum isolate 1008001.06 chromosome D06, Gossypium_hirsutum_v2.1, whole genome shotgun sequence genome contains the following window.
ttaatacgaatttttttaattctataagTAAGATCCTCGTGTTGGTGTTGGTATTAATACACAAGTAGGATTGAAAAGCACATAAGCTCCCACATTACACCAAACCTATAAAAAACCTAAGTTGGAAGTTGGCGTCATCATATATATTCCATTTCTTCCTGTTATTTGGGTTTATGCAATCTTTCTCATATATGCATCTTATGGAATATTCATCACAAACTTTTTTGAAAGGACTTTCTGCACTTTACTATTTCATATGCTACACCAATTTCAATGATATTTATCTAATTCTTAACCATAAAAATACAATCGAGATTTAGGTTCTTTTGGGGAATTGAGGGTTAGATACAGATAAGTATTTGACataatatgtttaaattcttcaaaaaagTTTTCACTTAAAGGGTTTAAAGACATATATCCGAATGTGTGGATATAACCAAAACTAATATTGGATTTTGTTTTGTTTGGTATTAACTGAATTTGTGGATTAGGTTGGAGAAAGTAAACTTGAAGAAGGTCCATAGTATAGCCAAGATAATTGGAACAACAATCATGGTCCCTGGTGCAGTTATCATGACACTGTACAAAGGTCCTTCAATCAGTTTCACAAAGTTTGGAGGAGGAGCTCATCAAACTGCAACCAATGTAGCTGAGGCTAAGCATTGGGTTGTTGGGACATTAATGCTCCTGGGCAGATGCTGGGGCTGGTCAGGCTTTTACATATTGCAGGTCAGcatttacatatacatataatatacatatattcatgatGAACTATTCTCCTACTAACTTgggttttggataattttgagtTCAGTCATTCACATTAAAGATGTACCCAGCAGAGCTATCTCTTACAGCTTTGATATGCTTTATTGGGACCATAGGAGGTGCAGCAGTCTCATTTGCAATGGAAAGAGACTTGAATGCCTGGAAAATTGGCTGGGATTCAAGCCTGTTAGCTGCCGTATACTCCGTAAGTGccaaaaaaacaatatatatatatattaacattcaTCTAACAACATgacatttttctaaaacttttgtGATGAAAATCAGGGAGTGGTATGTTCAGGAATAGCATATTATGCACAAGGGGTTGTGATAAGAGAACAAGGTCCAGTTTTTGTTACAGCTTTTAGTCCCCTTTGTATGATCATCACTGCAGTTTTAGGATCAATGATATTAGCTGAGAAAATACACCTAGGAAGGTATTCTTACAAAGATTTTTCCACCCTCAAATCTTCCTTTTtcataactttaaaataaatttattgatttctAATATCGATGTATGAATTACAGCATAATAGGGACTGTTCTTATAATCTTTGGACTCTACACTGTACTGTGGGGTAAAAGCAAAGACCGAAAAAGCTCAAACACAGAGGAAGGTGGTAAAGACATACAGTTGCCAATCTCGGACAGTGGTAAATCAATCAACTTGGAAGATAGTACCGATGGAGCTGCTAGGATTTTGAAGATCCCAGCTGAGAATACTGGAGAAGCATGAGAGAACATGTAAcaagtaattttttatatttgcatTTTGCAGTGGAGATTTTTAAGCTGTAAAgtgatttatattatattatatatatgtatgtacgtaTGTAATGGTTTCAGCCTGATCTCTCCCACTATGGGAGTGTTTTCGTTTAAGAATAAACAATGGACGGGATTTTAGCCTGTTAAAATACCCAAGTGTTTTTTTAGTTTGAATGTTTCTTCACTGTACTAGTTTTTGAAAACCAGATTAATTAATCACTCATCCCAATGGAGACAGCAAACTCAATCCCATAATCCCAGCAACTCACTATGAATTCATTCATGTAAGTCTAGCCTACTGCACGCATTCCTCAACTTAATCCCACAATCTCAGCCTATCTTGatcctttttctattttaaacaaaaactaaaaagaaaaagaaaaaaaggaaaaactgcACCATATATACGCTTCCAGTCAAATAATTCCGCTTTTAATGTTCGAACTTATATTCTCTCGGATTCAAGTTGGTAAAGTTTTTAAGAGAAAGGAGTTAAATTCATTTGCAACCGGTTATGCTTGACATTTGCCACACTTGctttatccaatttcaactttcaatacTTCTCTATTTTATTTAGATGTAAGATAAACTACTAGGACTTGTTTAACAAAGCTGGTGTAGAGCATAGATGAGAATCttaataagaagaaaaagaaatattatatatatcaacCTAAATTCCTTTTCATAACGGAGGGATAAGCCTAAATCAGGCAATAAACCCTTCCCCACATTTAAAACCAAACGTAGCATTAACAAACAAAATTCTATGGCCTAAAATGAAAACCCTAAGTCACAGTACTCGTTCATAATACAAACATcctaatcaaaaaattaaaaagccATTTCCTTTTTCTATCAAGGACTACTGACTCCCACACCAACTATGTAACAAGAAAACCTTAgtaagaaataaaaatttaaaatacataatacAGAACCATAATCGAACAGTTGATGGGCCAGTAATCACCTTGTATGGATTCAATCACTGTCTTCATCTTCTTCTGCAAAACATATGCACCAATCATATAAGAAATCTGACACGATAGCTTAGAACAAGCAACCAACTTTCCAACTTAAAAGTAGTTCAAAAATCTTTGTTTACAGCATGTTTGGGTTTCACTTGGAGATACTTGAATGAGAATCAGAACTGAGAAAAACTACTTTATAGCTAATGGTTCCATTTTGCATTCCACGGATTTTCTGATAAGTATCACAAACACTTCCCATACCCAATTCTGAAATCATAGGTTCACAAAGTGCTATATAATCCCTTCTTTGGCTAAGAGTGAAATTTATTGATCATTAGAACGCTAATGAACTATTAACATACTCCTGTCCATGGGGACAAAGAATCTAATAAGATCCCAGAGCACATGCACCAATCACAACCACTATGTTTTCCTAAATCAAGGTGACCCATATTTGATAGTTCATAAAGATAGTCAATAAATTGTTGTAACAAACATGCAAACAAATCCTTATACTCACCTTCATCTGATTCTTCACTTTGGCTGTTGCCATCATCATCAGcgtcttcatcatcatcatcaccatcaccatcatcCTCGTCACTTTCTTCACTTTCATCATCACTACTAACATCTGGTATTTTGGGCTTTGGGGGAGGAGTAAAACTGGTTGTAGGCCTTCTACGTGAACTTATCATGATATTACCCGTGTCAATTCCTTCTAGTTCTTTTGCTCTTTCTTTCCTCTTCCTCACATCCTTGACTTCTGAGAATTTAAAATACTCCTCTACATTACTAGAATTGAAAGATAAGATTAAGTAGAACATAATGAAGTTGTGGATCATAATACATTCAGCTTGTAGTATACTGGGTATGGAAGTCTCTGCAATCCCATGTGAATTTTATAGATTTCTCTACCTAATATTAAAACAGAAACAATCATCCAGATATATGATGGCTGCCTATCATTGAACTTTCCAAATACATCAGAAGTAACTATCATCAAGCCTTCCTAGTACAGACAGAAGTTTTCAACCCAGCAAAACTAAGTTTGTCCCACATGAAAGATAAGATAGTATGATCAAGAAGGGACATGCTTTATTCTTACATAGGTATTAATTCTCAGTTAATGGAAAGTTTTATCATCATCCCTGCTCATGGATGGTGAAGGCATCTATGAGATGAcaaaattagttaataaaatttcTCCCTATCCCAAATATTTTCAAAGCATTAAAGAGCTTCTTTAATCCCACTTTTATCACTAACAAAGAGCTTTCTGAAACAAGGTCAACTCCATAAATGAATGGTAAAACAGTAGTCCGCAGGCTAGAATCCTGACCTTTTTCTGAAGGATTTGCAGACAACCCTTCTTTAGAAAGAATATCCTCTAGTTCCTTTATTAATTGGGCTTCACGTTTATTCTCAGGCACCTGTTTGACTCTCTTGTAGATTGAGGGAGGAACACtgtaaataaaataagtaataagAATAAACTCATGGTCAACTTCAATGGAAATCAAAGTTCATAAAAGAGTCGGTCAAAGTGAAACCTCATCCCACATAACTTGATAACCGACTTTAGATGTTCCACACGTTTCCCATGTACTGGAGCAGAAGTTTCTTTTCTCTGCATATTAATAATAAGACTAAAAGATGCTtaatttaaatcaaatcaaaagaCGCTTAACATATCagaatataaattttggaaaGAAAATGAACTAAAATTAAGACCTTGACAGCCTTCGCAGCAGAAGATCGAGAGCAACCATCATCAGAGACACTCCCACTGTCTTCTTCATCGCTATTATCATCTGAATTTGATTCTGTGTGTTTGCTTCTCTTCTTGCTAGGCATCTCTGCCTCTATTTTAGGTATTTTCCGCTTTTTAAGCCCTGCAGAGTTCTTAGTCTTCCCTTTAGGAGTGATCTTTTTTTTGGGCTTCACTTCTTcgtcttcctcttcctcttcctctttccCTTCCTCTTGTTCTACTTCATCGTCTTCCTCCTCATCATTCTCACTTCCTGATGAAGCAGAATTCATTTTCTTGTTGACCTTTTTAGAAGGTTTGATCAGAgattttttattgagtttttttttcttaacctCACTTGCAGCTGCAGAAACTTCGCGAGACTTTAATACCTGATAAGTGATAATTAACAGAAAGAATCATAAGAAAGTTATGATgcaaatgatatttttggaagctgaATTGACTTCTCATCAAAAGAATATGCCCACCTCATCTAATTTTCCAGATATAAACTTCTTGTACGGATCGAGTGTAAATTTATCGAGTGTAAGATCTTCCTCCAAAAGCCGACGAAGTCCAGCCATTGTGACTTTACTGAAACATCAAAGACCAATTGTTCAATGTTAGACCTCAGTATACAAAGGAACTGGAAAAAGGGTAGCATACAAAGCAACCTGATGTAACATGATGGACAAGCAATTATAGTGAGAATGGCAGCAACCAATCAAACAATTTAGCAACTTACTCTGAATTAGCTTCAAGATATGAAGCCCTTTTCCTGATAGCTTTCTGTATTGTACTCTCAGAAACTTCTTTAGTTTCTTTATTCTTAACTTTCGTAGTTTTATGTCCAGCCAGAAGGCCCAAAACTGGAGAGCCATCTAATTTCTCCTCATCTTCAGAGCAAGGTTCCTTTACTTCTTTCTTAGGTTCTCGTTCTTCGGGTGATTCTGTTCCTTCAGTGGTTGTACTTACATTTTTCTCCACTGTTTCACAAGAACTCTTGGAGCCATCCTCATTTGCACCATCTAAACACTGTAATAAAGAATAGGTAAAAGTGAAACAAGCGAACAAAATAACACATTTCCAGTAAGTCTTCACATTCTAAAGCATCCATTCCTTCTTTGTACATTATTACAAAGAagtgaaatgagaaaatgaaaaaAGTCAAATAACACCTTTCCAGTAAGTCTTGACATTCCACGATGCATCCATTCCTTCATTAAATGACATTGTTAACATCCAAAAGTTCCAGCAGCAACAAGGCTTTTGATGTTCATGTTACTAAAAGTAAATTAGAGCTCTATTCCAAACTAGTAGGtcagttcatctttttttttccccTCTAAGACGGGCCTAAAAGTCCAGAGAGAGAAAAATTAAAACCACAGATATCATTGTTTCATAAAACAGAGGATCGAAACTGCAGCAATTTTTATCAACAATCAAGTAAAGAACAGTACAGACAACAAACGGATATCAAACTTTAAATTTTGTATTATGCATAGGCAAACTGGATTTTTTTACTGTATGGAAATTGATAATTTTAGAATCGCAATCCAATCTAAACCAATTGCAATAGGTAGAGCAGACCCCTGTTATATTTATGTGCCTAGGTTGCCCCTAATTTAACAGATGTGAGATGTATTCGATCTCCATTTTAATACTCTCCCTCACATGCAAGGACAACAAACCTATACAGGGCATGAACTTCATGAGTAGACATAACAGCCTATCATATTGGTCTGAACATCTCAATCTAGGTATAACAAACCTAAAACAGAGAGCACAATGGACATGGATAGTGTCTATTATGATACCATATTAAATTATAGATTAGGCATCTAATTGGAAATTGATTCAAAATATgttgagtggcccttgttatatTGATGTGCCCTAGGTTGCCTTACACATAACAGCTATGTGATTTATGTAGGGGTAGCAGGAAAAACCCGAAATCAATGGGTCCCGAGCCAATCAGACCCAATAGGGTCGGGATTTTTTCTTGAAATCAGGTTTCGGGTCGGGTCAGGTCAGGTCAGGTTAGCTTTAGAGAATGGTCGGGTCGGGTTTGACATGAAACCACCCCAACCCGCCCCAagatatttacaaaattacctttatattttttaaaatattaattaggttAAAAAATCCTTAAACTTTATCACTACCAACATCATTTTACCACCTTTAATCTCATTTCAAACTAGTTTCTTTCCCCctctcattttaatttatttttccaagTCTCCATCTCATTTTCGttccttattttttttctatgatgtaatttatatttgtttaCTTTGCCATCCcaagcattttttttaaaatatttttgaatttagttaatcacgatttcaaataaaaaagttaGAGCTTGGGTCAGGTCGGTATACAATTAATTTTCGAGGTCGGGGTCGGGGCATGGTGGTAGAGTATCGTGTTGGAGCCAGGCGGGCAAAAATCCGACCTGCCCTGCCCCGTTGTCGTCACTAGATTTATGTTATCCCCACTTCAATAGAGAAAAACtataaagaaaagggaaataatAATAAACCAATTACAATAGTAGGTCAGATCCAATCATGGGCAAGCATTACCAGTACTTGCTACTTTCTGGAAAAGGGAACGAGTCAATTGTTTCTGCTACATGTTCTTGCAAGTTATCTCTTGTTCTTTAGCAGTTGCtataaagaaaagggaaatatGGAAAGCAAAAACATGATCAACTGGAAGACAAATAACTAAAGTCAATGAAACATCAATCCTAACACTTCTTTCATATAAAAGCAAAATCATGCTTTTTCATCCAATTACACATTTAAGCTTTCATTCAGCAGCAAAATAGagggaaaacaaaaaataaaacgaaaataaaacaagaaagcacacgttaattaataattatcaaatgagATAGTGACTAAGATGCTTCCCAAcattgagaagaaaaaaaaggtacCTTTAGCAGGCATTGCTTGACGAATCTCTTCTGAACATCCAAAGCAAAGGTCTCTAACCCCAAGTCTTTCTCTAACAATCTCCGAACTCCCTCGAAGGTCAACGAACTTACCAACAAACaaccaaaaaaatcaaattaaactaaattatcaAGCGATTCACACTTAAAACTAAATTACACATTCCTGTATGACAATCCTTAGAATTCAACTCGGTAAAGGCAATTTCACAAACCATGAATCCGAAACTGAAAACCTAGTTCTCGAGACTGTAAAAAGTAAACAgccagagagagagagagagagagagagagagagagagagaatgagTGTACTCGGCTTGTTCCTTGAAGTGGCCAACGCGAGAGTGCATGGCGGTGGTAATACGTGACTCGATATCCTCCGCCGTCGCTTCTATGGCGTCGGCGTCGGAGGCGAGGCTACCGTGCGCCTCCTTTGCCATTTGGTAGGGGAGGAGGTTTCACTGATACGTGTTTAGAGAGAGGAAGAGAGTGTTGCTAAACCTTAACACACGGTGAAGATGAAAAAAAGGGGGGAGAAGGAAGTCACACGCTGTGGGCGGGTGTAGGACAATAAAAAACCAGCATGCCACTTCTCGagtgaaaatttttcaaatttatatatccTCGATCCTGATGCCTGAAGAATGTGCAGCAGATTAAAGAGCGGCGGATTAACTATATTTTGTCTACGACCATGATCAGTTTTTATTAatatactattaatatttttaatttgatttttattatatttttaataattatttaaattattaattaagttagtATGACAAGCAAACTTGATATATGACATAatcatgataaataattataGTGTACGTAGTATTGTTTAtaaaatgtatttatatatttaaattttattttactcataatttaatctaatttttattttaatattgtcatATTTACTTAACTTCAaactatatgttttattatttattatatgttattttaaaacatatatttatatatagtttcGAGACATGGATATGAGAATAGAGGGGTTGTCCATGCTATTACCCAACCATGACAAATCAGATGTAGGATGGAACTGTAGGGGTGCAAGGAGCTGGGGTTTTGTCCAAACTGCTAAAGATTCGGTTGCTATTCATCGCCCCATGTGATGATTATTGCGGAAACTAAGGTTCGGATTTCAGAAATGTCCTGATCAGCTTCCTTTTGATTCTTGGAAGGACACCAATACCATTGGGCTGAGGGGTGGCTTGCGGCTTCTGTGGAACTCAGCTACGGTCACGATTGAGGAGCTTTGCAACACTGAACAAGAGATCCAAGTTCTTGTTAAGGTACGGGGCTCTGGTATTCGTTAGTTTTTTTTTCCCTATCTATACtaaccttatttattattttagaaaattacttTGGGATAATTTAAAATGTGTTGCTCATAACCATAACTTATTCTAGTTGATGTGGAGTTTGACTTTAATAAACTTTTATCGAGTTAAGATAAGAAAGGTGGAAGACCAATCTCCCCACTAAAGTTAAAGAGTTTTACGGCTACTTGAACTGTTACGTCATACTAACTCTATAGAGGCCTATTTTTATTCTGCGCAAACTAACCAAATcagaaacaacaaaaaataagaaataaatcataataatttgTGTGGGAAACATTTTAGAGCTCCTCAAAAACTCTTTATATTTCAAAATATGTGGTTAGATCATCCAAAGTTTCGTCTTCTCCTTTAACACCACTTGGAATGCTGGTAATAATGATCTTCCCCAAATCATTGATAATCTCAATAAAGTGTTTGATTATTAGAACTGTACGTGTTTTGAAAATGTCTTCTTAAAAAAGAAGAAACTTTTAGCCTGATTCAATAAAATTGAGAAAGCTTTTAAACTTGACCCTAATGATTTTCTAGTTAATCTTCAAGGACAACATATGTCCGAATATCAAGATGTGCTTAAACGGGAGGAAGATATTTGAGTAATGAATTCTAAGGTTAACTACCACTCTTACGCTTAGAAGTTTTAATAGAATTGAGGGCATCAACTATGTTAAGGGGGAGTGGGTGACGGAGGGAATGAAAATTTGTAACATTATTatctttcttttaaaatctttataAGACCAATAAAATGCAAATCTCATCCTTGTTTGAGTCTACCACTTTTGGTTGGGTCTTGTTATCGGGTGTGGATAGAAGAACTTCGAATGAACCTATTAGAGAGGAAGAGATTAATAGAGCAGTTTTCTCCTCTAACCCTTATAAAGCCTCGGGACCGGATGGACTTCATCCCTTCTTTTTCCAAAAATGTTGGGAAACGGTGAAGGAAAAAGTGTGTGATATGGTTATTGATGTGATCAAAACCTGTAAGATTCTTGATGGCATTAATGATTCTCTCATCACATTTATCCCTAAAATCACTAACCTGATGATTGTGTCCCAATTTCGTCCTATAAGCCTTTACAGTTTACAATACTTCGCACAAGATCATGCCACCAAATTGTTGGGACTCTTAGATACACTGCCGGTTCGGCTGACATGAATTGGAACTGGCTATGGAAAGCAAATTTGCCTCCTAAACTGAAGTTTTTTATATGGGAATGTGTCCACGAAGTGATTCCAACCTCAGTTTTCCTTAGGAAAAGAGGAATGGAGGTAGCGGATAACTGCCCTCTTTGCTCGATTTACCCTGAAACTGTCCACCATTTATTAAGGCACTATCATGAAACCCATGACTGCCAGAATGATGGATGCTACTGGTGCTCCCCCGTCTCAATCTGTTGAAGCTCTTAGTTAGGCGGAATGGCCTAAACATAATGTGGTTACTCGAGCCTTCCACAGAAAACATAGGATACCCATGAATGTGTATTTTTCTAATGTTTTTTAAACCGGATCAGTGATTGAACCGATCAGGTCACTGGTTTGTCGGTTCGACCAAtccaattaaaaattataaaaaaatcaaaaaattgatTCAACCGGTGCCTGGTCTAACCAATTCAAAGTCACTCTCCGGACTGGTGCCCCAATCGGTTCCCGATCCGACCAGCTGGTTCAAACAAcactagttttttttcttttcttttgtgggAAATATGACTGCACAGGAATGTAAAAATCTCTAGGAACAGTTCCAGAATTGAGGAATCCCCAAGAGAGCTATCTGCAAAGCGGGAGAGTACTTTGCGCTTGccggaaaaataaaaaaaataagcctTATCCTCTCTTTATACCAGTCAAGTGGCAGCCCCATTAGCGGGTTATGCTAAATTAAATACTGACGGGTCTTCCATTGAGAACCCTGGGAAAGGAGGGGCTGATACAATCCTAAGAGACGAGAACAGGAATTGGATTATAGGATCGCACATACACATCCCCTCTTGTAAGAGTGTCGAAGTTGAGCTTTGGTTACTCAAAGATGGTCTTATTCTTGCTCATCAACTCATCCTACCTAGATTGAAAATTGAAGTTGATGCTGAAAttgttgttaaaattattaacgATACTGATTATAGTAATGTGTTTTTTACTCCTAGTACCTAGTTTGATTAGCATGTCCAGAAATAAACctccaaaaatatgaaaaattaaaaaattctaacCATACCCCCGTGACTCTTATATACCCATATTCGACACCCTAAATAACATAGGATTTAATAAACAGAACCGCAAGGCATGTCGAAAACTGCCATGATCAATCAAGCAAATTAGCTTCACTAGTGAGTTTTGAGAACCCACCCGGAAAATGTAAATACAGTCTTGAACAAAGTTACATAGAACGAACAAAGAGGCGGGACAGGTCAAAAACTAAGCAACATTACAAACCAAAAAGCCACCACAACTTACAAGCAAAATTACAATGACAAGGGTGAGATTAATTTGGCAAGCAAGTACATCATAAGTGCGGCAGGAAGGGCGGCAGCTGAATTCATCAATGTCGAAGCATTAGATAAGCTTCCGAAAGGGGCACCTGCTGGGGGAAATCCAGGAAGAGACCCAGTAGATGGCACTGTAGAAGTCTTGGGCACTGTTGCGGTGGTGGCACCATCTGACTGGGGTGCAGGTGCTGGGGCAAAAACTGAATCCCGCGTTACGTATGTAGGTGGGGCTACAAGGGGAGGAAATTGCTGTGGTCCTGCATTATTTTGCGAAATGCAGTTCAAAATTTAGATCGGTCAAGAAGCTTTCTATGACTATATAGAAATATTTGTAAATTCTAAAAAGTATCACAAGTCTTGTCCCAGTAGCGGAAACTTTTATTTGTTTGAAAGAAGCAGCACCGGAAGTCAACAATATGCACCGGTGAAGGTAACAAATGGATTCATATCTATTGTATTCAATTAGGGAAGTCCCCAATCcctaaaataaaacaatttctaGTATTTATGTGTTTTGGAATCATAACCTATAAGAACAGTGATTGTATAAACTTCTTACCTGGACATCGAGGTTGGAGAGATGATGACAACCTGCAGAACAAGGACAAGTTGATAGGTTCATTTATTGGAGAAAACTCAAACATATGAATCACTTTTCGCATAACCGTCAACAAAAGTGGCTAAAAGTTGTAGCTTACGAAGTGATAATGGTGCCGTTTGCATAACCACTATAAGCACAAGAAGTGACATTGCATCCAGCACTACTTTGTTGCACTGTAACGTTCCCTAGCATGAGATTGCTGCTTTTACATTGCATGCTTGAACAAGAAACAGCCAAAGAAGCAGGCATGCAGTACAAACTGTACGAAACAATCGATAAAGGTAATATTTAGGGGAATGAATCTCAAGCAGTAAAGACAACTATAATCGAAAACTaataaacaaaaatgaaacaGCCCAATTACTTGCGACTCCCCGGTCCACAGCTGCACTGAACACAATGGCTAGCAGTAATAGCATAGCTCCCGTTTGGCACAATCAATCCATGATCCGAGGCATATTTAGGAAAATTCGAAGCACAAGCTGCAAGTACCAAAAGAAAACAACACTAAACCTCCACTGCTCATGGTAAACAGACATAAACAAAGTAGATACATAAAAACACAACTCAATTCCCCAAAGCTAAATATAGAAACACACAACCACTGCCTTAGCTTGAACTAACAAATGCTAAATCGCTGAAAATCTTAACGCAAAGGACTTTGTAGCAGTAATATAAAGCCTAATCCTACCACAAAAGCAAGACAAACACTCAACTACCTGACAAAGGAACAGCTAAAATGTCGCCAGGCGTAATAGAAGTACCCCCCATAGcattaacattcatcaaatcTGTTATGGTAGTGGAGTAACTCGCTGCAATTCCAGCTAAAGTATCCACTGGCTTCACCACATACGAAAGGTAAATAGCAGGGAGTCCATTATCAGTCCCATTAAAACAAGTACACGGCAAAGGAACAACAAGGTTTTGCCCAACATCGAGAACCGAAGGATCATCAATCGAGTTAGCCTCCCTAATCTGGTCAGCTGACACCAAACCAGCGTAAATAGAATCCGCAATCGACGAAAGCGTGTCTTGGGGTCGGGTCTTGTAGTGAGTGGAAACCGATTTCCGAATCCCATCAACACAAGAACATAGAATGGGGATCTTGACGAAGAGTTGGGAAGGAAGGATGTGGTTTTCGACATCCGGGTAAGAGATATCGATGGCATTGGCCGTGAGGACCGAAATGGGGTCAACCTGGAAGAGGGAAGCAACCTCGGCGACTTTCAGGTCGGTGTAGAGAGTGTACCCCAACAAAGCATTGCATGAATCAGAGTTGGAACAAGGCTCGATTGTTGATTTTGAAGCTACCAAAGCTACATCGGTGAGAAGCACGAAGCAAAGGAGTTGGTAAAAGGAAAGGAAATTGGGTTTTGGGTTTGGCATTGTTAGGTTCAGGGGCTTGAGGAATATGGGATTATTTTTTGCTTGTTTCGCTTCAGTTAAAGGcagggaaaaacaaaaaaaaaatgggggGGGGAGAATATGACAAAAAGAGCTTTGGGTTCTTTGCTTTAGTAAGGGTTTTGGGTGTTAGAGAGAATGGACTAAAAAAAGGAGTCAAgattaaacaaacaaacaaacaaaaaagaacCCTTTTCTTCTTTGCTTATTATGGTTCAAACTAATGGACAAATGTAGCGGCCATTGAAGGTTTCTAAGGTTTATCAGCTGGCTTTGCTCATTCACTTTCACTATAATGTAGAAACTTCAACAGCATAAAAATGGCTGCTCTCAAGCTG
Protein-coding sequences here:
- the LOC107901406 gene encoding uncharacterized protein DDB_G0286299 isoform X2, which codes for MAKEAHGSLASDADAIEATAEDIESRITTAMHSRVGHFKEQADSLTFEGVRRLLEKDLGLETFALDVQKRFVKQCLLKCLDGANEDGSKSSCETVEKNVSTTTEGTESPEEREPKKEVKEPCSEDEEKLDGSPVLGLLAGHKTTKVKNKETKEVSESTIQKAIRKRASYLEANSDKVTMAGLRRLLEEDLTLDKFTLDPYKKFISGKLDEVLKSREVSAAASEVKKKKLNKKSLIKPSKKVNKKMNSASSGSENDEEEDDEVEQEEGKEEEEEEDEEVKPKKKITPKGKTKNSAGLKKRKIPKIEAEMPSKKRSKHTESNSDDNSDEEDSGSVSDDGCSRSSAAKAVKRKETSAPVHGKRVEHLKSVINVPPSIYKRVKQVPENKREAQLIKELEDILSKEGLSANPSEKEVKDVRKRKERAKELEGIDTGNIMISSRRRPTTSFTPPPKPKIPDVSSDDESEESDEDDGDGDDDDEDADDDGNSQSEESDEEEDEDSD
- the LOC107901406 gene encoding uncharacterized protein DDB_G0286299 isoform X1; the encoded protein is MAKEAHGSLASDADAIEATAEDIESRITTAMHSRVGHFKEQADSLTFEGVRRLLEKDLGLETFALDVQKRFVKQCLLKCLDGANEDGSKSSCETVEKNVSTTTEGTESPEEREPKKEVKEPCSEDEEKLDGSPVLGLLAGHKTTKVKNKETKEVSESTIQKAIRKRASYLEANSDKVTMAGLRRLLEEDLTLDKFTLDPYKKFISGKLDEVLKSREVSAAASEVKKKKLNKKSLIKPSKKVNKKMNSASSGSENDEEEDDEVEQEEGKEEEEEEDEEVKPKKKITPKGKTKNSAGLKKRKIPKIEAEMPSKKRSKHTESNSDDNSDEEDSGSVSDDGCSRSSAAKAVKRKETSAPVHGKRVEHLKSVIKLCGMSVPPSIYKRVKQVPENKREAQLIKELEDILSKEGLSANPSEKEVKDVRKRKERAKELEGIDTGNIMISSRRRPTTSFTPPPKPKIPDVSSDDESEESDEDDGDGDDDDEDADDDGNSQSEESDEEEDEDSD
- the LOC107901406 gene encoding neurofilament medium polypeptide isoform X3, which translates into the protein MKEWMHRGMSRLTGKCLDGANEDGSKSSCETVEKNVSTTTEGTESPEEREPKKEVKEPCSEDEEKLDGSPVLGLLAGHKTTKVKNKETKEVSESTIQKAIRKRASYLEANSDKVTMAGLRRLLEEDLTLDKFTLDPYKKFISGKLDEVLKSREVSAAASEVKKKKLNKKSLIKPSKKVNKKMNSASSGSENDEEEDDEVEQEEGKEEEEEEDEEVKPKKKITPKGKTKNSAGLKKRKIPKIEAEMPSKKRSKHTESNSDDNSDEEDSGSVSDDGCSRSSAAKAVKRKETSAPVHGKRVEHLKSVIKLCGMSVPPSIYKRVKQVPENKREAQLIKELEDILSKEGLSANPSEKEVKDVRKRKERAKELEGIDTGNIMISSRRRPTTSFTPPPKPKIPDVSSDDESEESDEDDGDGDDDDEDADDDGNSQSEESDEEEDEDSD
- the LOC107901406 gene encoding transcriptional regulator ATRX homolog isoform X4, giving the protein MAKEAHGSLASDADAIEATAEDIESRITTAMHSRVGHFKEQADSLTFEGVRRLLEKDLGLETFALDVQKRFVKQCLLKCLDGANEDGSKSSCETVEKNVSTTTEGTESPEEREPKKEVKEPCSEDEEKLDGSPVLGLLAGHKTTKVKNKETKEVSESTIQKAIRKRASYLEANSDKVTMAGLRRLLEEDLTLDKFTLDPYKKFISGKLDEVLKSREVSAAASEVKKKKLNKKSLIKPSKKVNKKMNSASSGSENDEEEDDEVEQEEGKEEEEEEDEEVKPKKKITPKGKTKNSAGLKKRKIPKIEAEMPSKKRSKHTESNSDDNSDEEDSGSVSDDGCSRSSAAKAVKRKETSAPVHGKRVEHLKSVIKLCGMSVPPSIYKRVKQVPENKREAQLIKELEDILSKEGLSANPSEKGVF